The Cyanobacterium sp. T60_A2020_053 genome has a window encoding:
- the apcB gene encoding allophycocyanin subunit beta encodes MLLDAVTSLIKNYDVSGRYLDRDAIDSLKSYFQSGTERIKLANLINANSPELVKNAGRQLFEEVPELIRAGGNAYTTRRYSACLRDMDYYLRYASYALIAGNTSVLDERVLQGLRETYNSLCVPIAPTVRGVQIMKEMIKDMAFNAGMEDTSFVDQPFDHITRELSEVSI; translated from the coding sequence ATGTTACTGGATGCTGTAACTAGCTTAATCAAAAATTATGACGTCTCCGGGCGCTATCTGGATCGAGATGCCATAGATTCTTTAAAATCTTATTTCCAATCAGGCACAGAAAGAATCAAATTAGCTAATTTAATCAATGCTAATTCCCCTGAGTTGGTAAAAAATGCGGGGCGACAACTTTTTGAGGAAGTGCCTGAGTTAATACGCGCTGGAGGTAATGCTTACACCACTCGTCGCTACTCTGCTTGTCTTAGAGATATGGATTATTACTTGCGTTATGCTAGTTATGCCCTCATTGCAGGTAATACCAGCGTTTTAGATGAGCGAGTTTTGCAGGGATTAAGAGAAACTTATAATTCTCTTTGTGTGCCGATCGCACCTACCGTGCGCGGTGTACAAATTATGAAGGAAATGATCAAGGATATGGCTTTTAATGCTGGAATGGAAGATACTTCTTTTGTGGATCAACCTTTTGATCATATTACCCGTGAATTGAGCGAAGTTTCTATTTAA
- a CDS encoding glycosyltransferase family 9 protein — MRILALIPGGIGDQILFFPTLKTLKEKYPQAVIDVIVEPRSKNAYRVCQHVKEVLLFDYKDRNGLADYLNLLGMIRDREYEVAVSLGRSWAVGFLLWLNGIPTRVGYKSPKSWFISNPVPLNMNQYAGYMYHDLVTGLDIHTPCPDLSINVPKEDISWAESQQQSLDIKGRGYILIHGGSSTLAKTKGLNKIYPVPKWQRIVEDIQRKQPNLPIVLLNGPDDQEWTNEMLQLCNNLKVISPPDIGKLSAFIAGANLMLCTDSAPMHLSVAVGTYTIALFGPTQAEKLLPTNQTKFVGIQSLSDNIADIPTDKILEKVWQS, encoded by the coding sequence ATGCGGATTTTAGCCCTAATACCGGGGGGAATTGGAGACCAAATTTTATTCTTCCCCACCCTGAAAACCCTCAAAGAAAAATACCCTCAAGCCGTTATTGATGTTATTGTTGAGCCTCGTTCCAAAAACGCCTATCGAGTCTGTCAGCACGTTAAAGAAGTGTTACTATTTGACTATAAAGATCGTAACGGCTTGGCAGATTACCTCAATCTTTTAGGGATGATTCGAGATCGAGAATATGAAGTTGCCGTTAGTTTAGGTCGTAGTTGGGCAGTGGGTTTTTTACTATGGTTAAATGGTATCCCTACCCGTGTGGGCTATAAAAGCCCCAAATCTTGGTTTATTAGTAATCCTGTGCCATTGAATATGAATCAATATGCTGGATATATGTACCATGATTTGGTGACAGGTTTAGATATTCATACCCCATGCCCCGATTTATCCATTAACGTACCCAAAGAAGATATAAGCTGGGCAGAATCACAACAACAGAGCTTAGATATTAAAGGTCGTGGTTATATTTTAATTCATGGTGGTTCTAGTACCCTCGCCAAAACCAAAGGGCTTAATAAGATTTACCCCGTGCCAAAATGGCAGAGAATTGTGGAAGATATACAACGAAAACAACCTAATCTTCCCATTGTTCTGCTTAATGGTCCTGATGACCAAGAATGGACTAACGAAATGTTACAACTGTGTAATAATTTGAAAGTCATTAGCCCTCCTGATATTGGCAAATTGTCAGCATTTATTGCGGGCGCTAATTTGATGTTGTGTACAGATAGCGCGCCCATGCACTTATCGGTAGCGGTAGGTACTTATACTATTGCACTATTTGGTCCTACTCAAGCCGAAAAATTATTACCCACCAATCAAACTAAATTTGTCGGGATTCAATCCCTCAGCGATAACATTGCTGACATTCCCACCGATAAAATTTTGGAGAAAGTTTGGCAAAGCTAG